In the Carboxydothermus hydrogenoformans Z-2901 genome, one interval contains:
- a CDS encoding RluA family pseudouridine synthase: MEISLPVNQEYIGKTVFQFLKSHGLSKRQLRKLKLQNAVFFNNRPVPLNSHLTTPGEVVIKLPHTLPPAVQSQNAPVKVLYEDDYLIVIDKPAGVLAHPVKNHFAPSMQELTLSYYRDKGRIFEGFYPIYRLDRNTSGPMLIAKFSLIAEMLNNSLRKRQINKIYLALIEGPLADKSGIINLPLGLLEGSIIKRAVVPGGQPACTKYQTVKAFPTHTLLKVELLTGRTHQIRAHFAAIGHPLAGDDLYGGKMDLIERQALHLYYISFPHPITKKTISLYAPLPRDFKEALITLKKASGELL; this comes from the coding sequence ATGGAAATAAGCTTGCCGGTAAACCAGGAGTATATTGGAAAAACAGTTTTTCAGTTTTTAAAAAGCCACGGTTTAAGTAAACGGCAGTTACGAAAGTTAAAACTTCAAAATGCAGTATTTTTTAATAACAGACCGGTCCCGTTAAATTCTCATCTTACCACTCCCGGAGAAGTTGTAATAAAACTTCCCCACACCTTACCCCCTGCGGTTCAAAGCCAAAACGCACCGGTAAAAGTTCTATATGAAGACGATTACCTTATTGTAATTGATAAACCGGCAGGGGTTTTAGCCCATCCGGTAAAAAATCATTTTGCACCCTCAATGCAGGAGCTTACCCTTTCTTATTATCGGGATAAAGGTAGGATTTTTGAGGGCTTTTATCCAATCTATCGCCTGGACCGGAATACTTCCGGTCCAATGTTAATTGCCAAGTTTAGTCTCATCGCCGAAATGTTAAACAATTCCTTACGAAAAAGGCAAATTAACAAGATTTATCTGGCTTTAATTGAAGGCCCCCTGGCCGATAAAAGTGGAATCATTAACCTTCCCCTGGGGCTTTTAGAAGGAAGCATTATTAAAAGGGCTGTAGTTCCCGGTGGCCAGCCCGCCTGTACCAAATATCAAACAGTAAAGGCTTTCCCTACCCACACCCTTTTAAAAGTAGAACTTTTAACCGGAAGAACCCACCAAATCCGGGCTCATTTTGCTGCAATAGGTCACCCGTTAGCAGGAGACGATTTATATGGGGGCAAAATGGACCTTATTGAGCGCCAGGCATTGCACCTTTACTATATTTCCTTCCCGCACCCCATAACAAAGAAAACGATTAGTTTATACGCTCCTCTTCCTCGAGATTTTAAAGAAGCCCTAATTACTTTAAAGAAAGCTTCCGGTGAACTTCTTTAA
- a CDS encoding ferredoxin, whose amino-acid sequence MRVTVDQDLCVSCGFCVDNCPEVFSWNDEGKSQAIAGEVPEDVEEATRECIEGCPTEAIKEI is encoded by the coding sequence ATGCGCGTAACTGTCGACCAAGATTTGTGTGTAAGCTGTGGTTTTTGCGTTGACAACTGTCCGGAAGTATTTTCCTGGAATGATGAGGGTAAATCCCAGGCGATTGCTGGCGAAGTTCCGGAAGATGTTGAGGAAGCAACCCGGGAATGCATAGAAGGTTGCCCGACCGAAGCAATTAAAGAAATTTAA
- the nth gene encoding endonuclease III, with the protein MTGKKAHKIAAELEKLFPVAKTELNFQNIFQLLVAVVLSAQSTDRQVNKVTEKLFLFVKEPRDLLDMGEEELSRQIRSLGLYRNKARNLIKIAEILDREYHGQVPDSFAELLKLPGVGPKTAEVIVGVGFNKPSFPVDTHVFRVARRLGLSKARTPEGVSFDLKKIFPPNSWIDLHHRLIFFGRRICKAQKPSCNICPFPEFCQKEESDV; encoded by the coding sequence GTGACCGGAAAAAAAGCACATAAAATTGCTGCAGAGTTAGAAAAACTTTTTCCCGTGGCAAAAACGGAGTTAAATTTCCAAAATATTTTTCAGCTGCTTGTGGCAGTGGTGTTATCGGCGCAAAGTACCGACCGGCAGGTAAATAAAGTAACGGAAAAACTTTTTTTATTTGTAAAGGAGCCCAGGGATTTATTAGATATGGGAGAAGAGGAGTTATCCCGGCAAATTCGTTCTTTGGGTTTGTACCGGAATAAAGCGAGAAATTTAATTAAAATTGCTGAAATCCTGGACAGGGAGTATCATGGTCAAGTACCTGATAGTTTTGCTGAACTTCTTAAACTTCCGGGGGTTGGACCGAAAACTGCGGAGGTTATTGTGGGAGTTGGTTTTAATAAACCTTCCTTTCCGGTGGATACCCATGTTTTTAGGGTAGCCCGGCGTCTTGGGTTATCGAAAGCCAGAACGCCGGAAGGCGTATCTTTTGATTTGAAAAAAATTTTTCCTCCAAATAGCTGGATAGACTTACACCATCGCTTAATTTTTTTCGGAAGAAGAATATGTAAGGCCCAAAAGCCAAGCTGCAATATCTGTCCTTTTCCGGAATTTTGCCAAAAGGAGGAGTCCGATGTTTAA
- the trmL gene encoding tRNA (uridine(34)/cytosine(34)/5-carboxymethylaminomethyluridine(34)-2'-O)-methyltransferase TrmL codes for MFNIVLVEPEIPYNTGNIARTCAATGSTLHLVKPLGFSTEDKYLKRAGLDYWDKVRVIYHENFQELREKYPEGRFFYLSTKGKRYYHEVSYKPGDFLVFGKETQGLPQELLEANKEFTFRIPMLPQIRSLNLSNTVAIVVYEALRQLQFPDFV; via the coding sequence ATGTTTAACATTGTTTTGGTGGAACCGGAAATACCTTATAATACCGGAAATATTGCTCGCACCTGTGCTGCTACCGGTTCAACCCTCCATCTGGTTAAACCCCTGGGTTTTTCCACTGAAGATAAATACTTAAAAAGAGCAGGGCTGGATTACTGGGACAAAGTAAGGGTAATTTACCACGAAAACTTTCAGGAACTGAGGGAAAAATACCCGGAGGGTCGTTTTTTCTACCTTTCGACTAAAGGCAAACGTTATTACCATGAGGTAAGCTATAAGCCTGGGGATTTTTTAGTGTTTGGGAAAGAGACACAGGGACTGCCGCAGGAGCTTTTAGAAGCCAATAAAGAATTTACCTTTCGTATACCAATGTTGCCCCAAATAAGGTCGTTAAATTTATCAAATACCGTTGCCATTGTGGTTTACGAAGCTTTGCGTCAATTGCAGTTTCCAGATTTTGTTTAA
- a CDS encoding DUF6305 family protein: protein MVKKAKMRLWLMLGLTFWVLASWFILNIIHFKSLSSTGGFSSLPRPIGREPVLVTTIGQGIDGLLVSEYFRDLHAFTTFRQKADVDDLRDMHTLVLVVGTEFSTYQGVYKQFQEELAREQRLIAKAKQLKIPIVLVCLRNYHNQNRYDRALFAKALLASDYVLLVGNRAMDGLVNGYNGYYTRVLRFRDLKVPLNSILR from the coding sequence ATGGTGAAAAAAGCTAAAATGCGCCTTTGGCTGATGTTGGGCTTAACTTTTTGGGTATTGGCCTCCTGGTTTATTTTAAATATCATCCATTTTAAAAGTTTGAGCAGCACCGGGGGATTTTCCAGTCTTCCAAGACCGATAGGACGGGAACCGGTACTGGTAACCACCATAGGGCAGGGTATCGATGGTCTGTTGGTGAGTGAGTATTTTCGTGATTTGCATGCCTTTACCACCTTTCGACAGAAGGCCGATGTGGACGATCTACGTGATATGCATACTCTTGTTTTGGTTGTTGGTACCGAATTTTCAACCTATCAAGGGGTGTATAAACAATTTCAAGAAGAGTTAGCCCGAGAACAGAGGTTAATAGCTAAAGCCAAACAGCTTAAAATTCCGATTGTATTGGTCTGTTTAAGAAATTACCATAATCAAAACCGTTATGATCGGGCTTTATTTGCTAAAGCTCTTTTGGCAAGCGATTATGTGCTTTTAGTTGGGAACCGGGCAATGGATGGGCTTGTTAATGGATACAACGGATATTACACCAGGGTATTACGCTTTCGCGATTTGAAAGTACCATTAAATAGTATTTTAAGGTAA